The DNA region GGTGCTCTGGCTTACAACACCATCGTTACACCCAGGGGCGGCCAATACCAGGTAAATCTACCCGATGGTACAAAAATATGGCTGAATGCCGCATCCTCATTAAAATACCCTGCAGTATTTAATGGCAAACAACGCAGGGTAGAACTAACAGGAGAAGCTTATTTCGAAGTAGCTAAAGACAAAACGCATCCGTTTGTTGTGGCTACAGATAAACAGGAAGTCCAGGTGCTGGGCACGCATTTCAACATCAACAGCTATGCGGATGAAAGTGTAACGAAAACAACTTTGCTGGAAGGCAGCGTAAAAGTGTCTTCCAAAGGCGCAGAAAGATTCTTATTACCAGGCCAGCAATCTGCATTACGCGGTAATGATCTGAATGTCTACCTGGTAGATACGGAAGAGGCCATAGCCTGGAAAAACGGTGACTTCCGGTTTAATGAAGCAGACCTGAGCAGCATCATGCGTCAGCTTTCGAGATGGTACAATGTTGATGTAAGTTTCGAGAAAAAACCTACAGCAGAACTTTTTCACTTTACAGCTTCCAGGAACATTAGCCTGGCAGATATGCAAAAAATATTTGAGTACAATGGTATTAACTTTAAAATAGAAGGGAGAATGCTTATAGTAAAATTATAACCAAAAAGATTTTACTTGAAAAAGAAAGCCGGAAGTGTTACGAGCACCCCCGGACTTAAGTTTCAGGTAAATAAAAAAATGAAATCGGGATAGACCACATTCAATTATCAACCCAATCGGGCAAAGGAATCTCTTCAAAAAGGGAAACGGTTTGCCACGACTAAACCAAACAAAAATATGAATAAAATTTTAGACGCATTAAGGGTCATGAAATTAATTATATGCTTACTAATCATCAGTATCCAGGCCAGTGCAACAGCATTTAGCCAGCGCATTAGCTTGAGTGAAAAAAACGCAAGCATAGAAAGTATCATTAAAAAAATTGAGCAGCAAAGCGGCTACTCTTTTTTCTATAAGATAGACCTGCTCAGAAATAACGCTTCTAAAATTAACCTCTCCTTAAAAAATGCAACGGTAGACCAGGCATTACAGCAAACACTAAGCAACCAGCCTTTAACCTTTGTTATTGTAAACAACACCGTTATCATTAAAGAAAAGCCTGCCGCCACTGATAGACCCAACAGCCCTGAGGCTAAAAAACCAGTACGCGGAAGGGTAACAGACGGCAAAGGCCCTATCCCCGGAGTTTCTGTAAGAATTGATGGTACGAATATGGCCACCATGACGGATGCAAACGGATACTTCACCTTAAACCTGGCTCCTGGTACTTATCGTATTGTTTTTACCTCTATTGGCTACGAGAGTAAACGCATTGAAAAGGTGATCACTGAAAACGACAACACAGAAATCAACGTGGTTTTAAATGTAGCCATTGCACAATTACAGGAAGCAGTAGTAATGGGTTACAGCACCAAAAAGGCCAGTGAGATCACAGGTGCATTGCAAACTTTCAATGCCAAGCAACTGGAAGGTGTAACCACCAACAACCTGATATCTTTACTGAAAGGAAAAGTTGCGGGTATGTACATCACTGAACCTTCAGGAGACCCAAATAACAAAGCATCCTTTGTTGTACGCGGGCAGGGTACTTTACCAATAACAGGTAGTACTACGCTTCGTGTCACCAATAACCTCAATCCATTAATTGTAGTAGATGGGATCATTTATCCCGATGTGGCCTATCCAAGCGATATCGTTTCTTCAACCGATATAGAAAGCATCACCCTATTAAAAGATGCAGCATCAACAGCCATTTACGGTTCACGCGCCAGCCAGGGTGTATTGGTGATCACCACAAAAAAAGGCGTTGCAGGCAACATGAAACTGGATATCAACAGCACTTTTGGTGTAAGCAAAAGATACATGGGTAAAATCGAGTTCATGAACAGCCAGGAATTATATGAACACCAGCGCAAAATGTTGTTGAACTCCTTTGCCATCAGAAATGAAGGCTTGAGTCAGGATGCTTACCTCACAAAATACCTGCCGCCCACTTCGGTATTAAACAATTACACCAACTGGAACGATGAAATATATCGTGATGCTATGGTGAAAACTGTAGATATCGGTTTGTCTGGTGGAACGGAAAAAACACGTTATTATTTTGGGGCCAACCGCTATGACGAGCAAGGTCCTTTAAAAGGCAACGACCTGTTAAGAAATAGCTTTAAGTTAAATCTGGAGCATAATATTACCAGTAAGCTAAGTCTTAACGCCAATATTAGTACAATATTTGACACTGGAAACAGAAGCCCGGTTGGCGGGATCACCCCCCTTTCTTTGCTGCCATGGTACACCTTAAACAACGATGATGGAACCCCTAAAAAAATATTGGGCACAGATGTGCTGAACAATATTTCTCAAAATCCGCTATACGATTTACCTTACAACAGTAACATTACCAAAACCCAAACGGTACTTGGTGTATTCTCAGCAAAATACAAATTGTTCGATTGGCTGACCCTTTCTTCTAACAACTCTTACAATACCACCTTCATTGACAATCAATCTTATGAAGATCGTTTGTCCTTAACTGGTACGGGAGATAAAGGAAGGCTTTCACAACGCAAAACAAATACTTATTCTTTCATGACTTCCAACCTGGTTACCGCACGTAAACAATTTGGTTTGCATACTGTAGGTGGCTTAGGAGGTTTCGAATACAATAAAAATGGCTCTGAATTTAATGCCCTCGCGGTAAAAAACATGCCTACAGGCGTTAAGGTTCCTTCTGCAGCTGCAGAAGTGTGGAATACCTTTAGCGGAAAATCCTTCGCGGGAGAAAAATACGTAAGGGCTTCCTATTCACTATTTTCTGAGGGCAATTACAACTATGACGAACGTTATTTCGCCAATGCTTCATACAGAATGGACTACTCCACCAATTTTGGTATAGAAAAAAGGGCTGGTCATTTTTATTCGGTAAGCGGCGCCTGGCTGGCCAGCAATGAGCAGTTCCTGAAAGGCAATAAATACCTTACCAATTTGAAAATCAGGGCAAGTTATGGTACCAGTGGTAAAGTAGCTGGAGAAGATTTCCTGACTGAGAGCTTCTACAATTTCAACTATCAGTATGGTGGCGATCCGGCAGGTATCATCAACCAGCTAGGAAACCGGCAAATTACCTGGGAACGTGCTTACGTAAGAAATCTGGGTATTGATTTAGGCTTGTTCAACAGGATTACCGTATCGGCCGATATCTATAGGAAACGCAATACAGATTTGCTTCAAAGAGTTGCCACACCTTCTGTATTAGGCGTACCCAGCCAGTACCAAAATATAGGTGCTATGGTTAACAAAGGTGTAGAACTGGTCCTTTCCAGCAGAAACCTTACCGGCAAATTCACCTGGGAAACTGGTTTTAACCTTACATTCAATAAAAACAAGATCACCAAACTGTACGATGGCAAACTTCAAAACGGATATTTTGGACTTCTTAAAGAAGGGGATGACATTAATACCGTACGTGCTGTGAAATGGATGGGTGTAAACAGTGAAACGGGCG from Pedobacter africanus includes:
- a CDS encoding SusC/RagA family TonB-linked outer membrane protein produces the protein MNKILDALRVMKLIICLLIISIQASATAFSQRISLSEKNASIESIIKKIEQQSGYSFFYKIDLLRNNASKINLSLKNATVDQALQQTLSNQPLTFVIVNNTVIIKEKPAATDRPNSPEAKKPVRGRVTDGKGPIPGVSVRIDGTNMATMTDANGYFTLNLAPGTYRIVFTSIGYESKRIEKVITENDNTEINVVLNVAIAQLQEAVVMGYSTKKASEITGALQTFNAKQLEGVTTNNLISLLKGKVAGMYITEPSGDPNNKASFVVRGQGTLPITGSTTLRVTNNLNPLIVVDGIIYPDVAYPSDIVSSTDIESITLLKDAASTAIYGSRASQGVLVITTKKGVAGNMKLDINSTFGVSKRYMGKIEFMNSQELYEHQRKMLLNSFAIRNEGLSQDAYLTKYLPPTSVLNNYTNWNDEIYRDAMVKTVDIGLSGGTEKTRYYFGANRYDEQGPLKGNDLLRNSFKLNLEHNITSKLSLNANISTIFDTGNRSPVGGITPLSLLPWYTLNNDDGTPKKILGTDVLNNISQNPLYDLPYNSNITKTQTVLGVFSAKYKLFDWLTLSSNNSYNTTFIDNQSYEDRLSLTGTGDKGRLSQRKTNTYSFMTSNLVTARKQFGLHTVGGLGGFEYNKNGSEFNALAVKNMPTGVKVPSAAAEVWNTFSGKSFAGEKYVRASYSLFSEGNYNYDERYFANASYRMDYSTNFGIEKRAGHFYSVSGAWLASNEQFLKGNKYLTNLKIRASYGTSGKVAGEDFLTESFYNFNYQYGGDPAGIINQLGNRQITWERAYVRNLGIDLGLFNRITVSADIYRKRNTDLLQRVATPSVLGVPSQYQNIGAMVNKGVELVLSSRNLTGKFTWETGFNLTFNKNKITKLYDGKLQNGYFGLLKEGDDINTVRAVKWMGVNSETGAPQFERLELDPATNTYTSKIVNVYDDIFKGLTGDAAAAQYQLVGMGAPKYYGGILNTFGYKGFELSVLLNFAADYLVYNNSRSSYFSSEGNNVLRYNQVKPRNGQSIWEKPGDKATEPMIYRSRTDGADQQLLSRFWEDASHIRVRNVRLSYSLPAQIINKAKLTRANIFLSGDNLFVFTKKTFYGSDPEGNLAGDTNNYGVSAGYGASRKYLLGVQLTF
- a CDS encoding FecR family protein, whose translation is MHIKLENLYQRYVEGTCTNEERAELLSIVAANPDDPELTGLLDGTWNKINTAEMQSLDDPEDMLNNILGQQKKSVVKKIGWYPYAVAASIVMVLGAAIFFYTSKTPTAIPSNPTAVNIPPGTNKATLTLSDGKVITLDNTAEGEIATQAGIIIRKTKDGQLVYDITKDQETKTSGALAYNTIVTPRGGQYQVNLPDGTKIWLNAASSLKYPAVFNGKQRRVELTGEAYFEVAKDKTHPFVVATDKQEVQVLGTHFNINSYADESVTKTTLLEGSVKVSSKGAERFLLPGQQSALRGNDLNVYLVDTEEAIAWKNGDFRFNEADLSSIMRQLSRWYNVDVSFEKKPTAELFHFTASRNISLADMQKIFEYNGINFKIEGRMLIVKL